Genomic DNA from Chloroflexota bacterium:
AGCGAAGCGCGCGAATGCGACAGGAAAAGGAAGACGAGATCGAACGCGACCAAACCAGCATACAAAGCAAAACGTCGGCGATTCTGCCGGTGAACCAGGTAGGCACGCCACATCAGCCAGGCGCTGGCCGCCGCCAGGATGAACCCCAAGTGGTTGGGGTTCACGGTCAAACCAGCATAGAGAAACTCGCCCGTATCAAGGCTCCCCTCGATTTGCCCCGTGGGCGCAGCGGTCAAGGCAAACACAGCAAACAGCCAGAGAAAATCCAATGTCTGCGCTCGTTCGTGACGCATCACCCAGGAATAACCGGCAATCAGCATCGTGGTGCTTACCCAGATAAAAACCAGCGACTTGGCGAGTGAAATCTGCGGCACCTCAGACCACGCAACGGTCATGAGCCCCCAGAAGGCATAAACCAGAACCGCCCAGAACAGAGGATGCCCCAACACGCCAAGCACATCGCGCCCACGGTAAACCAACAGGAAAAATAACAACGCGGCCAGAAAGCCCCAGCGCGTTGTGGTGTTGAAAATACCGTTGACGAAGGTAATGCCAGAGCCGATGAATGCCAGCAGACTTAGCGGGATGATCAACTCCCCCGGTTTGAGAACGCGGCCATTCTCGCCTTCGCGCACCAGATCGTCCACGCATCCCACCCTATCCGTCGCGATCACCGCTAGGCTGGCGGCCATGGCCTCGTTGATGACGAGTCCCCAAGGTTCCACGCGAGAAGGCAGGACAAACACATCCGCGCGACTATACGCATGTATCAAAGCATTACCCGAAAGCCGCCCGAGATATTCGACAGCGGGGTGGGTACGCGCAGCGGATTCTATTAAGCGGCGCATACTGCCATCACCGACGATTATCAGATGGCTTTTCCGGCTCTCCTTGGGCAAATCGACAAAGGCGTCCAGTAGATCTTGAATCCCCTTGTGCGGTTCCAGGCGACCGACGTAGAGAAACACCGTGGGTTTGTCACTGCATGAGGCAGAAGCTGCCTCCGCGCGATCACGATCAACCTGTTCCATGACTCAATCCGCCGACGAGTTGAGCGCCGGGATGGACGAGATCGAAAAAGAGGTCATGGACATTCGCGGGCTGTCGGCTTCCAAACCGGTGGAACGGCAGTTCATGACCAATGACGAACTGCGCGACTACAATCTCAATAGCTTTGAGGAAGATTACAGCCGCGAGGAAGCGGAAGACGACACCCGAACCCTGGTCGCCTTTGGCTTGCTCGACCCGTCGTTCGAGTTGTATGACTTCTACCTCG
This window encodes:
- a CDS encoding glycosyltransferase family 4 protein — encoded protein: MEQVDRDRAEAASASCSDKPTVFLYVGRLEPHKGIQDLLDAFVDLPKESRKSHLIIVGDGSMRRLIESAARTHPAVEYLGRLSGNALIHAYSRADVFVLPSRVEPWGLVINEAMAASLAVIATDRVGCVDDLVREGENGRVLKPGELIIPLSLLAFIGSGITFVNGIFNTTTRWGFLAALLFFLLVYRGRDVLGVLGHPLFWAVLVYAFWGLMTVAWSEVPQISLAKSLVFIWVSTTMLIAGYSWVMRHERAQTLDFLWLFAVFALTAAPTGQIEGSLDTGEFLYAGLTVNPNHLGFILAAASAWLMWRAYLVHRQNRRRFALYAGLVAFDLVFLFLSHSRASL